The Rhodothermales bacterium genome includes the window TACCGTTCGGCGAGCAATGTTAAAGCCCTTCTCTTCGAGGAGGTCTGCAATCTTCTGGTCCGACAGCGGCTTCTGCTTGTCCTCCTCTGAGATGATCCCCTCAATGATCGCCTTCACTTCCTTGTTCGAAACATCCTCTCCGCTGTCTGTGCTCAATCCTTCCGAGAAGAAGTACTTCAACTCGAACACGCCGAACTCCGATTGAACGTACTTGCCGTTCACGACTCTACTCACCGTCGAGATATCCATTTCTATCAGCTCGGCAATATCCTTTAGGATCATCGGCTTGAGGTTACCCTCCCCGAACTTGAAGAAATTCTGCTGCAACTCGACGATCGTCTGCATCACCTTGATCATCGTCGCACGACGCTGGTTAATGGAGTTGATGAACCAGCGTGCAGACTCCAGCTTGCTCTTGAGAAAGTTCTTTGTTTCACTATCGATGTCGCTGTTCTTGACGCCGCGCTTCTTTTCGGAGTTCAGCTTCTCCAGCATTTGCTGGTAGCCCTTCGAGATTCGAAGTTCAGGAGCGTTCCCACTGTTCAACGAAATCAGAAACTCGTCCTCCATGTATCGAACGGTGAAGTCGGGCGTGATGTAATTCTGCGCGGCCGTGAACTCGCCTTCTCCCGGCTTTGGATTCAATCTCTGAATAATGTCAAACGCCTCTTTCAACTGGGTATCAGTCAGGCGCAGCTTCTTTTTGATGGACTCAAAGTGCTTCATCGTGAAGTCCTTGTAGGACTTCTCGAGCATCTGGATCGCTGCGTTCCGGCCCAGCGCCTCCGGCGGCATGGCGTGTAGCTGAACCAACAGGCATTCCTGCAGATTTCGCGATGCGATGCCGACCGGATCAAGTGTTTGCACGAGCTTCAGCACTCTCTCTACATCGGCTTCCTCTGCCATCACGCCGTAGTTGAATACGAGATCGTCGATGATCGAATCTGCAGATCTACGCAGATAGCCGTCCTCATCGATGGAGCCGATGATCTGCTCGGCAATCAACTCGTCGCTCTCGTCAAGATCCAGATACGGGAGTTGATTCTTGACGTGCTCGGTCGTGGTCGTTTTCGCCGGCATGGGCATTTCGCGATCGTCTTCCTCATCCGAAGCATCGACCTGAGCCTTGTAGCCGTAGAGGTCCTCGCTGCTGTTGAGATAGTCTTCCCAGTCAAAATCGTCCTCGGCCGCTTCAGCTTCGGCCTCCGCTTCTG containing:
- the rpoN gene encoding RNA polymerase factor sigma-54; its protein translation is MLNLQQRQSLQQKLSPQQIQYIKLLQLPTLALEQRIKAELEINPLLEEGEEEEELEANEEQQETEPDEPTNEAEQAAAEAEAEAEAAEDDFDWEDYLNSSEDLYGYKAQVDASDEEDDREMPMPAKTTTTEHVKNQLPYLDLDESDELIAEQIIGSIDEDGYLRRSADSIIDDLVFNYGVMAEEADVERVLKLVQTLDPVGIASRNLQECLLVQLHAMPPEALGRNAAIQMLEKSYKDFTMKHFESIKKKLRLTDTQLKEAFDIIQRLNPKPGEGEFTAAQNYITPDFTVRYMEDEFLISLNSGNAPELRISKGYQQMLEKLNSEKKRGVKNSDIDSETKNFLKSKLESARWFINSINQRRATMIKVMQTIVELQQNFFKFGEGNLKPMILKDIAELIEMDISTVSRVVNGKYVQSEFGVFELKYFFSEGLSTDSGEDVSNKEVKAIIEGIISEEDKQKPLSDQKIADLLEEKGFNIARRTVTKYREQLGVPVARLRKEIVLT